Proteins encoded within one genomic window of Aegilops tauschii subsp. strangulata cultivar AL8/78 unplaced genomic scaffold, Aet v6.0 Super-Scaffold_267, whole genome shotgun sequence:
- the LOC141028208 gene encoding uncharacterized protein → MNRQWMYGDRHTSEYVKGVHNFLEVAEANKQNGFMCCPCPSCGNTKSYSDRKILHTHLLYKGFMPHYNVWTRHGEIGVMMEDIEEEEGDDNYVPPEYGDAAMGEAAEDQDQEPDDVPDDDDLRRVIVDARTQCESQKEKLKFDSMLEDHNKGLYPNCEDGNTKLDTVLELLQWKAEHVVPDKGFEKLLKILKKLPKDNELPDSTYATKKVICPLGLEVQKIHACPNDCILYHGAYEDLNACPVWGALRYKIRRDDPGDVDDEPPRKRIPAKVMWYAPIIPRLKHLFRNEEHAKLMRWHREGRKKDGKLRAPADGSQWRKIERKYWAEFAGDPTNVWKNVYLGHRRFLPTNHQCRKRGKHFKGEADHRKKPAMRTGDHVLAMVNDLHVIFGKGPGGLAVPNDAEGRAPMWKKKSIFWDLPYWKDLEVRSSIDVMHMTKNLCVNLLGFLGVYGNTKDTPEAREDLQRLHKKDGMPPKQYEGPASYTLTKEEGNLL, encoded by the exons atgaaccggcaatggatgtatggtgacagacacacctccgagtacgttaagggcgtgcataattttctcgaagtggctgaggcaaacaagcagaatggttttatgtgttgtccatgccctagttgtgggaatacgaagtcttactctgaccggaaaatccttcacacccacctgctttataagggcttcatgccacactataatgtttggacgaggcacggagaaataggggttatgatggaagacatcgaagaagaagagggcgatgacaactatgtgccccctgaatacggtgatgctgcaatgggggaagctgctgaagatcaagatcaggaaccagacgatgtgcccgatgatgatgatctccgccgggtcattgttgatgcaaggacacagtgcgaaagtcaaaaggagaagctgaagttcgatagcatgttagaggatcacaataaagggttgtaccccaattgcgaagatggcaacacaaagctcgataccgtactggaattgctgcagtggaaggcagagcatgttgtgcctgacaaaggatttgagaagctactgaaaatattgaagaagcttccaaaggataacgaattgcccgacagtacgtacgcaacaaagaaggtcatatgccctctaggattggaggtgcagaagatacatgcatgccctaatgactgcatcctctaccatggtgcgtacgaggatttgaacgcatgcccggtatggggtgcattgcggtataagatcagacgagatgaccctggtgatgttgacgacgagccccccaggaagaggattcctgcgaaggtgatgtggtatgctcctataataccacggttgaaacatctgttcagaaacgaagagcatgccaagttgatgcgatggcacagagagggccgtaagaaagacggcaagttgagagcacccgctgacgggtcgcagtggagaaaaatcgagagaaagtactgggctgagtttgcaggtgacccaacgaatgtatg gaagaatgtgtacctgggccatcgtcgatttcttccgaccaaccatcaatgtcgaaagagaGGCAaacatttcaaaggcgaggcagatcaccggaagaagcccgcaatgcgtaccggtgatcacgtacttgctatggtcaatgatttacacgtaatctttggaaagggtcccggcggactagctgttccaaatgacgctgagggacgcgcacccatgtggaagaagaaatctatattttgggacctaccctactggaaagacctagaggtacgctcttcaatcgacgtgatgcacatgacgaagaacctttgcgtgaacctgctaggcttcttgggcgtgtatgggaatacaaaagatacacctgaggcacgggaggacctgcaacgtttgcacaaaaaagacggcatgcctccaaagcagtatgaaggtcctgccagctacactcttaccaaagaagaaggaaatcttctttga